In the Capsicum annuum cultivar UCD-10X-F1 unplaced genomic scaffold, UCD10Xv1.1 ctg71704, whole genome shotgun sequence genome, AGAAAAATTTGACTGAATTCTTTTTTATGGAATTGCAACTATCCATTACAAAACAAAGAATTCCGTTCTTACAAGTAAATACTCAAGACCCGAGTAGGCTTACAAATCAGATCATGATATGATCAAGTGCTTTCTGGGTCGTCTCAGACCTTCTAATTGGTATTTATCTCCAAAATGCTTGGAGATACACATACAAGGTTTGCTTGTTACTAATATAGTCTAGCCTCTCTTCTTCTTTAGATCCCTTGTTTCCCTCCGATAGTAGTATTGATCGTGTCAATGCAGAGGAAATGAATACATTTACATACTATTAAATCTTATAAGTGAACTAGATAAAACGGAATCTTGATTCCGTTTTATCTAGTTCACTTATACTGGACCTTACGGAGCCTGCTCATGTACAACATGAGTCGGACCTGATCATAGAAAAGATTCCCTTTAAGCGAACCAGCCTATCCTCTGTATAGGGCTTAAACGGCGATTGGAACAAAGACACATTTGGTTGTGAATTCCCATGTGGCAGGCATATATCTACACAGACCAATCAATAATTCAAGTCACACACTCCCATAATCCATTTTCTCTTCACAAAATTCCCTTCAATCCCCCCGTTTAGTTGACATGAATAGTTAAAGGGAAATATCCAAAtccatgtcttattattttcaataatccATACTTGTAGCAATGACATACTATATATTCCTCCACCAAGTGATAAATGATTGATTACAAATATTTaggatatattttttttgctcTATCTATAAAGGCCCAGAAATACCCTGTTTACGTATCATTGGAAAGTGCATTAACATAAATACGGCAGTAAGAAGTGGCAATACAAAAGTGTGTAAACTATAAAAACGAGTCAAAGTAGATTGTCCCACACTAGCGCTTCCGCGCAATAATTCGACCAAAGGTGATCCTATTACAGGAATAGCGTCAGGGACACCTGTTACTATTTTCACTGCCCAATAACCAATTTGGTCCCGAGGTAAGGAATAACCAGTTACGCCAAAAGATGCGGTTAATACAGCCAGAACCACACCTGTAACCCAAGTCAATTCGCGAGGTTTTTTAAATCCGCCGGTGAGATACACACGAAATACATGCAGGATCATCATTAGGACCATCATACTTGCCGACCATCGATGAACTGATCGGATTAACCAACCAAAGTTGGCTTCAG is a window encoding:
- the LOC124894219 gene encoding cytochrome b6 codes for the protein MTFYYRPTVTEAFASVQYIMTEANFGWLIRSVHRWSASMMVLMMILHVFRVYLTGGFKKPRELTWVTGVVLAVLTASFGVTGYSLPRDQIGYWAVKIVTGVPDAIPVIGSPLVELLRGSASVGQSTLTRFYSLHTFVLPLLTAVFMLMHFPMIRKQGISGPL